CCCGAGGCATTCTCAGGTACCTCTAGGCGACCTCCAGCTAGCAGAGCCTGAAGGACGTTTGTCACTCCGTCCGCCGGGAGGCGCGGCAGATGGTTGAGGACCGCCTCGCGTTGCGTCGCGTTACCAAACGTGGCAAGAATGCCGAGAGCCGACAACTTCTGTTCGTCCTTAAGCTGCCCGTCGCACAGGAGTACCGCCAAGGGGCCCGTCGCAATCTGTCCGCCCACCGACGCAAACGCGAAAGCCGTTCGTTCAGGTTTGCCCTCGAAAATGTCTTTCCCTGCCTGAAAGTCTGCCAACCACACATCGAGCCGCTCATGGATCGTGCGAAATAGAGCGAACTCAAGGAACTGGTCGATTCTGTGGTCTAAGGCTCGCAGTGCGATGATAACGGCTTCCGCGGTGTGCAGACTACGCAACGCATTGACCGCATCGAGCCGGACTTGTGAGTTGAGATCGTTTACGGCTCGAGCTAGCTTCGCATTAGTACCGTCGATTTCTGCGTGCCAGTCGGACAGCACTCTCACAGCCGCAGCGCGGACTCGGCCGTTGGCGGAGGTTAAACAGATCTCGAGTAACTCCGGGTTTGGGC
This genomic window from Pirellulaceae bacterium contains:
- a CDS encoding HEAT repeat domain-containing protein, which produces MTRARDQARRLLRERGPGTVLPVLHEWTAARLPNRQSTPQDVELGPEHDLLEALWVYQGLRSPNPELLEICLTSANGRVRAAAVRVLSDWHAEIDGTNAKLARAVNDLNSQVRLDAVNALRSLHTAEAVIIALRALDHRIDQFLEFALFRTIHERLDVWLADFQAGKDIFEGKPERTAFAFASVGGQIATGPLAVLLCDGQLKDEQKLSALGILATFGNATQREAVLNHLPRLPADGVTNVLQALLAGGRLEVPENASGVCRLCESKNSEIRGLAMELADKWRIHAASSALRQIATKATTSREERLAAGHALIAVDLAKGTTILQQIFEQASNDDVRASAIAALARCSAARAIPQADPIACRPDPT